A stretch of Candidatus Brocadiaceae bacterium DNA encodes these proteins:
- the cas8c gene encoding type I-C CRISPR-associated protein Cas8c/Csd1, whose amino-acid sequence MIKELSELGKTLRADRTDNEWAHDALKEEPISLEIVISEDGAFQKFELFEKKLTIAESIAAKKGKARLLLDKAEEVLLYGGEKSRKKHKLFLENIAKYQDLSELLPVLAFYRQNKTNGVEKALNEFETAIPDEKNRRGNIGFRIQNEGIRIHEKPAILRKVIEHYEAAHKELLSESQKNCSVCGNRDYPVVDIPHGMIKKVPNGQSSGCALVSYNENAFESYELRGNKNSAICTNCAKTYVEGLNWLLSSGNEIIEKSKKGKEKKIFRYNHRKNFGSDTAMVFWTRENTDIEEIDYLEAPNPDDVARLMESVTSGTERDNRYLQADQFYSCTLSGSAARIAVRDWLETSLFDFKKSIAKWFQDIAITEYDKDIKKHKTHYARLYDLARSCQRKNSDGSYDKDDASLARVAVHLWNAALKKTPPPLWILTKVLQRARLDKHGITADRAALIKLILNRHKKGGDFVITEKIKQDDRPIAYVCGQIFAKLESIQYAALGDRNAGIRERYFAYAMTSPASAMGRLFNLNSKHFTKLKNEKPGLAITMDRELQSLCRDIDINKFPATFSLEEQGQFAIGYYHQRQKQFSSQTQNKTEEE is encoded by the coding sequence ATGATTAAAGAACTAAGCGAGTTAGGAAAAACACTTCGGGCAGATAGAACTGATAATGAATGGGCTCACGATGCGCTTAAGGAAGAGCCGATATCACTGGAAATAGTCATTTCGGAAGATGGTGCATTTCAAAAATTTGAATTATTTGAAAAGAAACTGACTATTGCAGAATCCATAGCCGCAAAAAAGGGGAAGGCCCGTCTGCTGCTTGATAAAGCTGAAGAAGTACTTTTGTATGGAGGAGAAAAGTCCAGGAAAAAACATAAATTGTTTTTAGAGAATATTGCGAAATACCAGGACCTCAGTGAATTGTTACCGGTTTTGGCCTTTTATAGGCAGAATAAAACCAATGGAGTAGAAAAGGCACTCAATGAGTTTGAAACAGCAATTCCAGATGAGAAGAACAGAAGAGGAAATATTGGATTTCGAATTCAAAATGAGGGAATTCGTATTCATGAAAAACCTGCAATCTTGCGCAAGGTTATTGAACATTATGAAGCTGCACATAAAGAACTATTATCTGAATCACAGAAAAATTGCTCAGTTTGCGGTAACAGAGATTATCCTGTTGTAGATATTCCACACGGCATGATAAAAAAAGTGCCAAATGGTCAATCAAGCGGATGTGCACTTGTTTCATATAACGAAAATGCTTTTGAGTCTTACGAATTAAGAGGGAACAAGAATTCTGCAATATGTACCAATTGTGCCAAAACGTATGTTGAAGGATTAAATTGGCTTTTATCCTCTGGAAATGAAATTATTGAGAAAAGCAAAAAGGGGAAAGAAAAAAAGATTTTCCGGTATAATCACCGCAAGAATTTTGGGTCAGATACGGCCATGGTTTTCTGGACACGCGAAAATACGGATATTGAAGAAATCGACTATCTTGAAGCGCCAAACCCCGATGATGTTGCAAGGTTAATGGAATCGGTAACATCCGGCACGGAAAGGGATAACCGCTATCTTCAAGCCGATCAGTTTTACTCATGCACGCTTTCCGGTTCTGCTGCCCGCATAGCGGTGCGTGACTGGCTAGAAACCAGTTTATTTGATTTTAAAAAATCAATCGCCAAGTGGTTTCAGGACATAGCAATAACCGAATATGATAAAGATATAAAAAAGCATAAAACTCATTATGCAAGACTGTACGACCTTGCAAGAAGCTGTCAGAGAAAGAACAGCGATGGTAGTTATGATAAAGACGATGCGTCATTGGCAAGAGTTGCAGTACATTTGTGGAATGCTGCATTAAAGAAGACGCCGCCGCCTCTTTGGATATTAACAAAAGTACTTCAGCGGGCGCGTCTGGATAAACACGGTATTACCGCAGATAGAGCAGCCCTAATTAAACTCATTTTAAACCGACATAAGAAGGGAGGTGATTTTGTGATAACAGAGAAAATCAAACAGGATGACAGACCGATTGCCTATGTTTGTGGACAGATTTTTGCAAAATTAGAGAGTATTCAATACGCCGCATTGGGGGACAGAAATGCTGGAATACGGGAGAGATATTTTGCTTATGCAATGACTTCACCAGCCTCCGCAATGGGAAGGCTGTTTAACCTGAATTCAAAACATTTTACGAAATTGAAAAACGAAAAGCCCGGTCTTGCAATTACCATGGACAGAGAGCTTCAAAGCTTGTGCAGGGATATAGATATTAACAAATTCCCAGCTACATTTTCATTAGAGGAACAAGGGCAATTTGCTATTGGATACTATCATCAGAGGCAAAAACAGTTTAGTTCACAAACCCAAAATAAGACTGAGGAGGAATAA
- the cas5c gene encoding type I-C CRISPR-associated protein Cas5c encodes MLDSRIVRVKVTGDFACFTRPDLKVERMTYPCMTPSAARGILDSILWKPEFQWYIRQILILKPIRFCTIKRNEINSKQGRNPIVIEEKRAQRNSVVLRDVAYIIEASIFQKHKSEKNRPEKYIGMNAGKEGIFPRRVKKGQCWRRPYLGVREFSAEFMEPNGAEEPIEETIPIGSMLFDIFYDENGKPKPLFFYDVAVRNGVLNCEVPENDKMMQSSHCRPPIDSETSAVIYDFNLQEEEEVGL; translated from the coding sequence ATGCTTGATAGTAGAATTGTAAGAGTTAAAGTGACTGGAGATTTTGCTTGCTTTACAAGGCCGGATTTGAAGGTCGAGCGCATGACATATCCCTGCATGACGCCTTCTGCGGCAAGAGGTATTCTGGATTCTATATTATGGAAGCCTGAGTTTCAATGGTATATAAGGCAAATACTTATTCTAAAACCTATTCGCTTTTGCACAATTAAGCGTAACGAAATTAATTCAAAGCAGGGACGTAATCCTATTGTAATTGAAGAAAAACGTGCTCAACGCAACAGCGTGGTTTTAAGGGACGTTGCCTACATTATTGAAGCTTCTATTTTTCAAAAACATAAATCTGAAAAAAACAGGCCTGAAAAGTATATAGGAATGAACGCTGGAAAAGAAGGTATATTTCCGCGCCGTGTTAAAAAAGGACAGTGCTGGCGGAGACCGTATCTTGGCGTACGTGAGTTTTCTGCTGAATTTATGGAACCGAATGGGGCTGAAGAGCCCATAGAAGAAACTATTCCTATCGGTAGTATGTTGTTTGACATATTTTATGATGAGAATGGAAAACCGAAACCTTTGTTTTTTTATGATGTGGCAGTGCGAAATGGTGTTTTGAACTGTGAAGTTCCGGAGAACGATAAAATGATGCAGTCCAGCCACTGCCGTCCACCGATAGACAGCGAAACATCCGCTGTAATCTATGATTTTAATCTGCAGGAGGAAGAGGAGGTGGGGCTATGA
- the cas3 gene encoding CRISPR-associated helicase Cas3' — translation MKEYYAHSENIHNEKHGLAKHLHQTSKFTESFACKENYKPIFKVTGLLHDLGKYQLEFQRYLANGGKRGSVPHAAWGAGYARSCRVIEASIAIDGHHKGLPDNAVWKSDTESFNRREVDGFENIVTTFVNDVDVNEEDIKKPNSLVFSKSQREVFIRYLYSALTDGDWLSTEAHFDCDKFNMRIGANLQPDLMLGRLEEEFSKKHKEGEINHLRNDVRKRALQKSDLPCGFYSLALPTGMGKTLTSMAWALQHAKKNFLKRIIIVLPYINIIDQTAQVLKNIFGEEWVLEHHSSYNEGNRDSRDMSENCSIIHERRKLACENWDYPIIVTTTVQFFESLFSNKPSQCRKVHNIAESIVIFDEVQTLPKEVTLPILQMLEDVQSIMKTSFLFCTATQPAFEKRQGFKGIENICPLIDDPSVLYEKTRRVDYCLLNDLNLIDYRVLLETVSEVDAATLVIFNTKKTALEFYKNAKDLGNWEKKYHLSTSLCPQHRKGVIKDIRNDLEEKRKILVVSTQLIEAGVDFDFPIVFRAMAPLEAIIQSAGRCNREGSLGEMGGKVLLFKLQDGGMPDKTYSACAGHAEELIKKDINQLHGHKIFNEYYAQIIQLYVDPDKYKINEARRQFNFKTVNDSFHIIQNITEGLYIYNYSDESRQLIHSLEHKEFLSRDDYRKMQQFTVQVYKHFIIQNREMCQTMPQGFIVWYGNYDLETGISVAPIEADKLVV, via the coding sequence ATGAAAGAATATTATGCTCATTCAGAAAATATTCATAATGAAAAACATGGTTTAGCAAAACATCTGCATCAAACATCAAAGTTCACAGAATCCTTTGCGTGTAAGGAAAACTACAAGCCGATTTTCAAAGTAACAGGTCTTTTGCATGACCTCGGAAAATACCAACTAGAATTCCAAAGGTATCTAGCTAATGGGGGAAAGCGCGGTAGCGTTCCTCACGCAGCATGGGGTGCTGGGTATGCAAGGAGTTGTAGAGTCATTGAGGCTTCAATTGCTATTGATGGGCATCATAAAGGTTTACCTGATAATGCAGTATGGAAAAGTGATACGGAGTCTTTTAATCGCAGAGAAGTTGATGGTTTTGAAAATATCGTTACAACTTTCGTTAATGATGTAGATGTTAATGAGGAAGATATTAAAAAGCCAAACTCTTTGGTTTTTAGTAAATCACAACGTGAAGTATTTATTCGATATCTTTATAGCGCCCTGACCGACGGCGATTGGCTCTCTACTGAGGCGCACTTTGACTGTGACAAATTCAATATGCGAATCGGAGCTAATCTGCAACCAGATTTGATGTTAGGCAGATTAGAAGAAGAATTTTCTAAGAAACACAAGGAGGGAGAAATCAACCATTTGCGAAATGACGTACGTAAAAGAGCTCTCCAAAAATCTGATTTGCCCTGCGGGTTTTATTCGTTAGCGCTGCCAACCGGAATGGGCAAAACGCTGACGTCTATGGCATGGGCGTTACAACATGCAAAAAAGAATTTTTTGAAACGAATAATAATAGTCCTTCCTTATATTAACATCATAGACCAGACTGCACAGGTTTTGAAAAACATTTTTGGTGAGGAATGGGTTCTTGAACATCATTCCAGTTATAATGAAGGCAATCGTGATAGTCGAGATATGTCGGAGAATTGTTCCATTATTCATGAACGAAGAAAATTGGCATGCGAAAACTGGGATTATCCTATTATTGTAACAACAACTGTGCAGTTCTTTGAATCGCTGTTCAGTAACAAGCCTTCTCAATGTCGCAAGGTTCATAATATTGCAGAATCTATAGTAATATTTGATGAGGTTCAGACGCTTCCAAAGGAAGTGACATTGCCGATACTCCAGATGCTTGAAGATGTTCAGTCTATTATGAAAACATCTTTTTTGTTCTGCACGGCAACACAACCTGCCTTTGAGAAGAGACAGGGTTTTAAAGGAATAGAAAATATTTGTCCCTTAATTGATGATCCTTCAGTTCTTTACGAGAAAACAAGGCGTGTTGACTATTGTTTATTGAACGATTTGAATCTGATAGATTACAGGGTATTACTTGAGACCGTATCAGAGGTTGATGCTGCCACGTTGGTAATATTTAACACCAAAAAAACCGCGTTAGAATTTTATAAAAACGCTAAGGATCTAGGCAACTGGGAAAAGAAATATCATTTATCAACATCATTGTGTCCACAACATCGAAAAGGCGTAATCAAAGATATCAGGAATGATCTGGAAGAAAAGAGAAAGATATTGGTTGTTTCCACACAGCTTATTGAAGCGGGTGTTGATTTTGATTTTCCGATAGTGTTCCGCGCTATGGCGCCTCTTGAAGCGATTATTCAATCTGCTGGTCGTTGTAATCGGGAAGGAAGTTTGGGCGAGATGGGCGGGAAAGTATTACTGTTTAAACTACAAGATGGAGGTATGCCTGACAAGACATATTCAGCTTGTGCCGGGCATGCAGAGGAACTGATTAAAAAAGATATAAATCAATTACATGGGCATAAGATATTTAATGAATACTATGCACAAATAATACAGCTCTATGTTGACCCGGATAAATATAAGATCAACGAAGCCCGCAGACAGTTTAATTTTAAAACAGTAAACGACAGTTTTCACATAATACAGAATATTACTGAAGGGCTTTACATTTACAACTACAGTGATGAAAGCAGACAACTTATTCACTCATTGGAGCATAAGGAATTTTTATCACGGGATGATTATAGGAAAATGCAGCAGTTTACCGTACAGGTATATAAGCATTTTATTATTCAGAATAGAGAGATGTGTCAAACGATGCCTCAGGGGTTTATCGTGTGGTATGGTAATTATGATTTGGAAACAGGCATTTCAGTGGCTCCGATAGAGGCAGATAAATTAGTTGTTTAA
- a CDS encoding glycosyltransferase produces MSSELPKISIITPSLNQGAFLMDNLLSVKAQEGVMVEQILMDGGSSDNSLELIQTYGDHLTYWQSERDGGQTNALIRGFERATGNIFGWLNADDYLWDKQALYCVAEAFRDHPEADMVTGDLVFVNEEGRPIMIDMVYRPTGFQMRYYMAIPQQSTFWRRTAYERVGGLNPKFQFCMDFDLFQRMSEKGKILRIPHFLATFRLHRAAKTHTMDDIFRKELEKCLLRSTGRKSPGFLGKLLNLWIRTGSLLAETEAIVSGRKLPSYLNARIEPMRYYVRKKWGLNR; encoded by the coding sequence ATGAGTAGCGAATTACCGAAAATAAGCATTATAACACCTTCCCTGAATCAGGGCGCATTCCTGATGGATAACTTGCTGAGTGTCAAGGCACAGGAGGGCGTTATGGTAGAGCAGATTCTCATGGACGGAGGTTCCTCCGACAACTCTCTGGAATTGATTCAAACCTATGGTGATCATCTTACCTACTGGCAGAGTGAAAGGGATGGCGGACAGACAAATGCCTTGATCAGGGGGTTTGAACGTGCTACGGGGAATATTTTCGGGTGGCTGAATGCCGATGATTATCTCTGGGACAAGCAGGCATTATATTGTGTAGCAGAGGCATTCAGAGATCATCCTGAGGCGGATATGGTAACGGGTGATCTGGTGTTTGTAAACGAAGAAGGCAGGCCTATCATGATAGATATGGTTTACCGGCCAACGGGTTTTCAAATGCGCTATTATATGGCGATTCCACAGCAGTCGACATTTTGGCGACGCACAGCATATGAAAGAGTAGGGGGTCTGAATCCCAAATTTCAATTTTGCATGGATTTTGATCTCTTTCAGCGTATGAGTGAAAAAGGGAAAATCCTGCGTATACCACACTTTCTTGCCACTTTCCGGCTTCACAGGGCAGCGAAGACTCATACCATGGATGATATTTTCCGTAAAGAACTGGAAAAATGTCTGCTTCGCAGCACAGGGAGAAAATCCCCGGGGTTTTTGGGTAAATTACTGAATCTATGGATCAGGACAGGGTCGCTACTTGCAGAGACAGAGGCTATTGTTAGCGGGAGAAAATTACCTTCTTACTTAAACGCCAGAATTGAACCGATGCGGTATTACGTCCGAAAAAAATGGGGACTGAATAGGTAA
- a CDS encoding glycosyltransferase family 4 protein — MRIGIDARILSEENTGIYNYVFHLLCNLQEIDDTNDYFLFSHAEFEMPLKNNRWHKIVGNGITAGVSKLWFQTGLIPLIKKTKIDIFWATCNLLPLALPSRVRTLLTVHDLTYLFYPETMAMKNLLAYRLLQRRSIKTADRIIADSEATARDVKSYFGITPNKMEVLPCGINRSMFLPVCGEELDRKVKKYGIRHKYLLTVSTLEPRKNLVNVLRSYEALIRNSTIDHDLVIVGARGWKTSFLYKEVRLLGLEERVRFLGYVPEDDLPALYSGADALLFLSLYEGFGLPILEAMACGCPVITSHVSSMPEVAGRAAILVNPENIGEISQAVHGLLRDKERCAALRSAGQERIRQFEWRDRSRRLSEIFQQLSS; from the coding sequence ATGAGAATAGGTATAGACGCGAGGATTTTAAGCGAAGAAAATACCGGGATCTATAACTACGTTTTTCATCTTCTGTGCAACTTGCAGGAAATAGATGATACCAACGACTATTTTCTCTTTTCACATGCGGAATTTGAAATGCCCCTGAAAAACAACCGGTGGCACAAAATAGTGGGTAACGGTATTACGGCAGGGGTAAGCAAACTGTGGTTTCAAACAGGCCTCATACCGTTAATAAAAAAAACAAAAATCGATATCTTCTGGGCCACCTGTAACCTGCTTCCTCTTGCGCTGCCATCGCGAGTCAGGACGTTATTAACCGTTCATGACCTTACCTACCTCTTTTACCCTGAAACCATGGCTATGAAGAACCTTCTTGCCTACCGGCTTTTACAGAGAAGATCGATAAAAACGGCAGACAGAATAATTGCGGATAGCGAGGCAACAGCCAGGGATGTGAAGAGTTATTTTGGTATAACTCCTAATAAAATGGAGGTACTGCCCTGTGGTATAAACCGGTCAATGTTTCTCCCTGTGTGCGGGGAGGAGCTGGATCGGAAAGTAAAGAAGTACGGGATCAGACACAAATATCTGTTGACGGTAAGTACACTGGAACCAAGGAAGAATCTTGTCAATGTACTGAGAAGTTATGAAGCTCTTATCAGAAACAGCACGATTGATCATGATCTGGTAATTGTGGGTGCCAGGGGGTGGAAAACATCTTTCCTGTATAAAGAAGTGAGATTACTGGGTCTGGAGGAGAGGGTCAGATTCCTGGGTTATGTCCCGGAAGATGATCTTCCGGCGCTGTATTCGGGTGCCGATGCCCTCCTGTTCCTTTCACTGTATGAGGGATTCGGTCTGCCGATCCTTGAGGCCATGGCATGTGGCTGTCCGGTTATTACTTCTCATGTCTCCTCCATGCCGGAAGTGGCCGGTAGGGCGGCTATATTGGTGAATCCTGAAAATATAGGGGAAATTTCACAGGCGGTACATGGTTTGTTACGGGATAAGGAGAGATGCGCGGCATTACGGTCGGCGGGGCAGGAAAGGATCAGGCAGTTTGAATGGAGAGACCGCTCCCGGAGACTCTCTGAAATATTTCAACAGTTGTCGTCTTGA
- a CDS encoding B12-binding domain-containing radical SAM protein, with the protein MKIFLIHPKAEGSFRMPPLGLQIIATVLKEHGYESIYDIDPNKGDDPYGLDYSGKDVLVGITVTYMTVLEVSRLAEWIKNKNREATIILGGPQTTLEPEESIHNKNVDVVVIGEGHETILEIAGRMSEKKTLEGIKGVWYKNEKKEIIKNRPRNFTKNLDTIPYIDRSFFHERDYVRHQGTFLEKWFVPVTWYMMTAFSCPYNCNMCQPGLRKIAGPWRQRSVAHVIREIQFLKEKYHAKVISFYDNDMGINKEWLKEFCRETKKIKGIVLKCCGRANLLDYEMLKIMKEGGFHSITVGAESGSDRVLKDIMNKKTAVRDIIDIARNCYKLKIRLGTFWMLANPGETLEEMKETIALASELPVFYAHFHLAVPNPGTQYYLDALQGGYLKLSSWNDVSDRRHPAIIKDGVTVDDIMNIDEYLITTMVKKGWNYTYNPPTLSFFNTRRFLRWFPLLVFGNEMNMFLRDFKFYHFRNVYLGLLYWLNPKEAEM; encoded by the coding sequence ATGAAAATATTCCTGATCCATCCAAAGGCTGAAGGGTCGTTTCGAATGCCACCCCTGGGTTTGCAGATTATTGCGACAGTCCTGAAAGAGCACGGGTACGAAAGCATTTATGATATTGACCCGAACAAGGGAGATGATCCGTATGGTCTCGATTATTCCGGCAAGGATGTCCTTGTCGGGATAACGGTTACCTATATGACTGTCTTGGAAGTATCGCGACTGGCTGAATGGATAAAAAACAAAAATCGGGAGGCGACAATAATACTCGGAGGACCACAGACAACACTGGAACCGGAAGAGTCGATACACAACAAAAATGTTGACGTCGTGGTGATTGGTGAGGGTCATGAAACCATATTGGAAATTGCAGGGAGGATGAGTGAAAAGAAGACCTTAGAGGGGATAAAAGGCGTCTGGTATAAGAATGAGAAGAAGGAAATAATAAAGAATCGTCCCCGAAATTTTACGAAAAACCTGGATACTATTCCCTATATAGACAGAAGCTTTTTTCATGAACGGGACTATGTAAGGCATCAGGGAACATTTCTGGAGAAATGGTTTGTTCCGGTTACCTGGTATATGATGACCGCATTTTCCTGTCCTTACAACTGTAACATGTGCCAGCCGGGACTAAGAAAGATAGCGGGGCCATGGCGACAGCGTTCAGTGGCACATGTTATACGTGAGATACAGTTCCTGAAAGAGAAGTATCATGCAAAGGTTATTTCCTTTTATGATAATGATATGGGGATAAATAAGGAATGGCTAAAGGAATTCTGCCGGGAGACAAAAAAAATCAAAGGCATTGTCTTGAAATGTTGCGGAAGGGCCAATTTGCTTGACTATGAAATGTTGAAGATTATGAAGGAAGGGGGATTTCATTCTATTACCGTTGGGGCAGAATCGGGGAGCGACAGGGTGTTGAAAGATATCATGAACAAGAAAACGGCTGTCCGGGATATTATAGACATTGCAAGGAACTGTTACAAACTGAAAATCAGATTAGGTACATTCTGGATGCTTGCCAATCCTGGTGAAACACTAGAGGAAATGAAGGAAACGATTGCATTGGCCTCTGAGCTACCGGTCTTTTACGCGCATTTTCATTTAGCCGTTCCCAATCCCGGTACCCAATATTATCTGGATGCACTGCAGGGAGGGTATCTCAAGCTATCTTCATGGAATGATGTGAGCGACAGAAGGCATCCTGCAATAATTAAAGATGGCGTTACGGTGGATGATATTATGAACATAGACGAATATTTAATAACAACAATGGTAAAAAAAGGATGGAATTATACCTATAATCCTCCCACTCTATCCTTTTTTAATACCAGACGTTTTTTACGGTGGTTTCCTTTATTGGTATTCGGGAACGAGATGAACATGTTTCTCCGCGACTTCAAGTTCTATCATTTCAGGAATGTCTATTTAGGCTTGCTGTATTGGCTGAATCCAAAAGAGGCGGAAATGTGA
- a CDS encoding glycosyltransferase family 4 protein — translation MNILCINHEYPPVGGGASSVARELLGRFYKNGHSVTLLTESVPENTRCVEEPEFPVFRIHAGRKSVSRGSYLEFILFFFKAAGKLREINRLHRADITLAFFTFPGGLLALVQKWWYGTPYILSIRGGDIPGFVVDKKLAFFHLLSSPLIKLICKKADLVHTNSGRLEELALKLIPDLFIKVIPNGAVFREHQFFEKTDNEMLKIIFVGRLSKQKNLNTFLLGLSMLPEDIKRKSVFTILGEGPEKDNLIKMVKTHGLSGIVQFQGWMGRENLRKKYESHTFSVLPSIDEGMPNAALESIASGCPVLGSRYGSLSWEDDRLKKFWIVENERDGRAWKDRIVELYRRRNEIGEDFRLMREYAERNFNWDIIIHDYENMLQSICGVAK, via the coding sequence ATGAATATTTTATGTATAAACCATGAATACCCGCCTGTTGGTGGCGGGGCGTCATCGGTTGCCCGGGAATTGCTTGGCCGTTTCTATAAAAATGGTCATTCTGTCACCTTATTGACAGAAAGTGTTCCAGAAAACACGCGTTGCGTGGAAGAACCTGAATTTCCTGTTTTCCGAATACATGCCGGTCGGAAATCTGTTTCCCGTGGTTCGTATCTTGAATTTATTCTCTTTTTTTTCAAGGCAGCAGGGAAACTGAGAGAGATCAATCGCTTGCACCGGGCGGATATTACCCTGGCATTTTTTACCTTTCCCGGTGGGCTACTGGCATTGGTTCAGAAGTGGTGGTATGGAACTCCCTATATCTTGTCAATTCGTGGCGGAGACATTCCCGGATTCGTAGTTGACAAAAAGTTGGCATTTTTCCATCTTTTATCGAGTCCGTTGATTAAGCTTATCTGCAAAAAAGCCGATCTGGTACATACCAATTCCGGGAGATTAGAGGAATTAGCGCTAAAATTAATACCAGATTTGTTCATAAAGGTAATTCCCAATGGGGCTGTGTTTCGTGAGCATCAATTTTTTGAAAAAACCGATAACGAGATGTTGAAAATTATTTTTGTCGGGCGTCTGTCGAAACAGAAAAATCTGAACACATTTTTGTTGGGGCTATCAATGCTGCCGGAAGATATAAAAAGAAAGAGTGTTTTTACGATTTTAGGAGAAGGACCGGAGAAGGATAATTTAATAAAGATGGTAAAAACTCATGGACTCTCCGGGATCGTTCAATTTCAAGGGTGGATGGGGAGGGAAAATCTCAGGAAGAAGTATGAATCACATACGTTCTCCGTTTTGCCGTCGATTGATGAAGGCATGCCGAATGCCGCTTTAGAATCAATTGCCTCAGGGTGCCCTGTGTTAGGGTCCCGGTACGGTTCCTTATCATGGGAAGATGATAGATTAAAAAAATTTTGGATAGTTGAGAACGAGCGTGATGGACGTGCATGGAAGGACAGAATAGTGGAATTATATAGAAGAAGGAATGAAATAGGAGAAGATTTCAGGCTGATGCGCGAGTATGCGGAGAGAAATTTTAACTGGGATATCATTATTCATGATTATGAAAACATGTTGCAAAGCATATGTGGAGTAGCGAAATAA
- a CDS encoding GDP-mannose 4,6-dehydratase: protein MKKALIFGISGQDGGYLAKFLIEKNYTVYGTSRDAQRVPFHNLFYLDIHDQIEVVSVATNDFRSILQALNKVQPDEIYNLAGQSSVGLSFLQPVETFESICIATLNIMEAIRFTSREIKFYNACSSECFGDTGDRIADEITPFYPRSPYAVAKASAFWEVVNYREAYDLFACSGILFNHESPLRPERFVTRKIVAAACRIASGSNEKLFLGDISIQRDWGWAPEYVKAMWLMMQQNKPGEFVIATGETHSLKDFVTQAFFSVGLDWHRHVLIDPDLKRPSELRIGRGNPMKAQKELGWRAQYKMKDVVDMMIRAEQFTFRKK, encoded by the coding sequence ATGAAAAAGGCGCTTATTTTTGGTATTTCCGGCCAGGATGGCGGGTATCTTGCCAAATTTTTAATCGAGAAGAACTATACGGTCTATGGCACCTCCCGAGACGCGCAGAGGGTTCCATTCCATAATTTATTTTACCTGGACATACATGATCAGATAGAGGTTGTGTCAGTTGCCACAAATGATTTTCGCAGTATCTTGCAGGCGTTGAATAAGGTCCAACCGGATGAGATCTATAATTTGGCAGGACAAAGTTCTGTCGGGTTGTCTTTTCTGCAACCGGTAGAGACATTTGAGAGTATCTGTATTGCGACGCTGAACATCATGGAAGCAATCCGTTTCACATCCCGGGAGATAAAATTTTACAATGCCTGTTCAAGCGAATGTTTTGGTGATACAGGGGATCGTATAGCCGATGAGATCACGCCATTTTACCCAAGGAGTCCATATGCGGTAGCAAAAGCATCAGCCTTCTGGGAAGTAGTTAATTACCGGGAGGCGTATGATCTGTTTGCCTGTTCGGGCATTCTTTTTAATCATGAATCCCCTTTGAGACCGGAACGTTTTGTTACCAGAAAAATTGTGGCTGCTGCCTGCCGTATCGCTTCGGGAAGCAATGAAAAGCTTTTCCTGGGTGATATCTCCATCCAGCGTGATTGGGGGTGGGCTCCGGAGTATGTGAAAGCGATGTGGTTAATGATGCAGCAAAACAAACCGGGTGAATTTGTTATCGCTACGGGAGAAACGCATAGTTTAAAGGATTTTGTAACGCAGGCTTTTTTTAGTGTAGGACTTGATTGGCACCGTCATGTACTGATTGACCCTGATTTAAAACGGCCAAGTGAATTGCGTATCGGTCGTGGCAATCCAATGAAAGCTCAAAAGGAACTTGGTTGGCGGGCCCAATATAAAATGAAAGATGTTGTTGACATGATGATACGAGCTGAACAGTTTACATTTCGAAAGAAGTAA